The genomic segment AAATTTGTTTTGGTTAACAATAGGATCGGATTTAAAATAATAGATACATGTCCGAATAGAAGTGGTGCAGCTTTTTATTCGGTGGGAAGGAAGGTCTTATGATGATGGAGCAGCAGCTTAATGGGAGCAAGTGGGAAGCGATGGCGCATAAAGCGCTTGCTGGACAATGTTTAACGTTAGCGGAGGGACGGTCAATTCTTGGGGCGCAGCAGGAGGAGCTGCTTCCGCTTTTGCAGGCAGCATTTCGAGTGAGGCAGCACTTTTTTGCCAGAAAGGTAAAGCTGAATATGCTCATTAATGCGAAAAGCGGCCTCTGCCCAGAGGACTGCGGCTACTGCTCCCAATCGATTTTGTCGACCGCCCCCATTCCCAAATACACCATGCTTGATAAAACGACACTGCTGGCTGGAGCACGCGAAGCATTGGCTCGCAAAGCGGGAACCTACTGCATCGTTGCAGCAGGCAGGGGACCTACAGATAAGGAGCTCGGCCAAGTGGTAGAAGCGGTTGAGGAAATTCGCGCGACGATGCCGCTGAAAATTTGCGCCTGTCTTGGGCTGCTGAAAGAGGGGCAGGCGAAGCGATTAGCTGATGCAGGCGTTCATCGATACAATCATAATTTGAATACGAGCGAGAAGCACTACTCTTTCATTACTACGACACATACCTATGAGCAGCGTATCCACACGGTGCAAACGGCTAAAGCCCACGGTCTATCGCCGTGCTCGGGCGTTATTATCGGAATGGGGGAAACAGACGAGGAAATCGTTGAAATGGCCTTTGCTTTACGCGAGCTTGAAGCGGATTCGATTCCGATTAACTTTCTTCATGCGATACAAGGCACGCCGCTTGCAGATGCGGGCTGTGTGCCGCCACTGCAAGCTTTAAAGGTGCTGGCCCTGTTTCGATTAATCTGCCCGTCGCGGGAAATTCGCGTTGCTGGCGGACGGGAGCACAGTTTGCGATCGCTCCAGCCTTTAGCATTATATGCGGCAAATTCGCTGTTCGTCGGCGATTATTTGACGACAGAGGGCCAGGATATTTCGATTGACCATCAAATGATTCGAGACTTGGGATTTGAAATTGAGCGGTATGCGCTCTAATAAATGCTTTCCCCGCCATTTGCAAAAAAAATGCTGCGCTAGTCGCTGTTTGCTTCCGGACTTAAAAGTATTGGAAAGGAATTTATAGAAAATTGTCGAATTCTAGGGGATGCATATGAAGAGCAGTGAACTTATTGAAAATTGGGAGCAAGCTCGGGGGTATTAATTGATTTTATGAAAAGTATATGGGATATGAAGCTAAGTGAATAATGAAACAAACCAGACAGGGAATATAAAAGGACGCATTTGGTTTGAAGCGAAAACCGCTCATCACGAAATTGCCGTCTACGACACAACAGAGCTGGATGGAGAAAAAGGGCGCTTTCGCGTCCTGCAGTTTTCTGGAGATGCGACACAAGGGGCGCTTGATCTGGAACGGCCTGAACGTATATTGTTCGAATATCCACGGGCGATCATACATCTGATGGAAAGCAATCAAGCGGCTTTTGAAAAGGCTTTTCTCATCGGTCATGGCATCGGCACGATCGCACGTTATTTTGAACATAAGGCGTTTAAGGTAGCCGAGCTTGATGAGGCAGTCGTAGAGCTGAGCCGGATGTATTTTGGCTATAATCAGGATAATGTCGTCATTGGAGATGGGCGTGCTTTGCTGGAAGGGGAAGCGGACCATGCCTACGATTATGTCATTGTTGATGCCTTCACCAGACAGGGGACGCCGAAGCAACTGGTGTCGCTGGCGTTTTTTCGCTTGATTCGAAGCAAGCTTGGCGAAGGTGGCGCTGTTCTTTTGAATCTCATGGGCAGGGGGGAGCGGGACAGGCTCATTCACGCCATTCAAACGACGCTGGGAGAAGTTTTTGCTTATACGAAAGCGTTCATTTTACCGGCAGACGGATCAGCTGATTTGCAAAATATCATCCTCATGGGCAGCGATCGGCTCGTCTCCTTTCAAGCTCGCCACATGGCTGGATTTGTGGAGCTTGAGCCCGGTCAAGGCTATATTATACGAGATTAAAGTACTCGGCAGCGGAAAAATAAAGCGGCATTCGCGAGTACCTTCCGTGCGACGCGGCCAAGCGAGTTACTTAGCGTTTTTGTACAATCGCATTGTCAGCTATAAAGCGAACGAATCAACGCATGATGAGCAAAACAAAGGAGTACAGGACGTGAGCCTGTACTCCTTTGATTGTCTATTAATAATGCGGCAGTCCATAATTCTACAGCTTAAGCCCGCCGAGGCTCGCTCCAGTTGTAAACAATCGCTCAATTCGCTTCTCCACCGCTGGATCGGCGATGAGTGGCGGCGCTTGATGCGGCTTCGTGCGCGCATCGATAATAACGTTATCGCAGGCCCAGTGCTTGTGCTCGTAGCCGCTATTTACCCCGTAAATATCATGGGACGGGTTGCTGCGCGTAAACGTTGCCCACAGGAAGTTATCCACCTTCGCGCTTAAAAACGTGCTGTCGTCGCATAAAATAATCATTGGGCAGGATGGCAGCGGCCCCTTCTCGGCAATCGCCTCGCTCAAGCCCTGCAATTGCCCCTTCGCGTCGGCATAGCTTGTGAAAGCTGGCCCTTGAATGGCTACGACGCCGGGCATAACGAGACGCGCGTTTTCAAATCCGCGCAGTTCCTTCAGCACGTCAGGCGTTTCGCGGCACAGCTCGCGAATCTTCTCACCATAGGCGGCAAAAACAACCTTGCTGCCTTCATTAAGCCCCGTACCCGAATAGTCCAGCGTATCGATCGTCGTATTTGTATAAAAATGAATATCCCGGCGCAGCTCCAGCCGCTCCAGCACATAGGCGAGAAATTCCGCCTCATGATGCGTCGTTACAGGCTGCTTGTCCTCGGCCGTAATAAATAAATATTTGGCCAGGCTGAGCTGCCCTGTGCCCAAAATCCGGTTAGCCAGCGTCAAAATTTCCGTCGGCCGCTTGACCTGCTGATACGGCGTATAGCGCTCGCTTCCAATAGCGAACAGCAGCGGATGCACGCCTGCTGCATCGACGGCGTGGACTTCCTTCACGCCGGGAATTTCCTGCTTGATCGCATCTCCCGTAAGCTCATGGATAAGTGCTCCGAAGGCGGTATCCTCCTGAGGAGGTCTTCCGACAACTGTAAACGGCCAGATCGCATTGGGCTTTGCATACACTTTATGCACCTTCATGAGCGGAAACGGATGCGTCAGGCTGTAATAGCCCAAGTGGTCGCCAAATGGGCCTTCCGGCTTCGTCTCGCCAGGATGGATTTCCCCCGTGATGACGAAATCCGCGTCATTGCTAAGCACAAATCCATCTCGGTAGCTATAGCGGAAACGGCGTCCTGCGAGCAAGCCGGCAAAGGTCATTTCGCTTAAGCCTTCCGGCAGCGGCATAACTGCTGCAAGCGTATGGGCTGGCGGGCCGCCAACGAAGATGCTCACCTTCAGCGGCTTGCCCAGCTTATTCGCCATATCCTGATGAATGCCAATGCC from the Paenibacillus sp. BIHB 4019 genome contains:
- the bioB gene encoding biotin synthase BioB, whose amino-acid sequence is MEQQLNGSKWEAMAHKALAGQCLTLAEGRSILGAQQEELLPLLQAAFRVRQHFFARKVKLNMLINAKSGLCPEDCGYCSQSILSTAPIPKYTMLDKTTLLAGAREALARKAGTYCIVAAGRGPTDKELGQVVEAVEEIRATMPLKICACLGLLKEGQAKRLADAGVHRYNHNLNTSEKHYSFITTTHTYEQRIHTVQTAKAHGLSPCSGVIIGMGETDEEIVEMAFALRELEADSIPINFLHAIQGTPLADAGCVPPLQALKVLALFRLICPSREIRVAGGREHSLRSLQPLALYAANSLFVGDYLTTEGQDISIDHQMIRDLGFEIERYAL
- a CDS encoding fused MFS/spermidine synthase; its protein translation is MNNETNQTGNIKGRIWFEAKTAHHEIAVYDTTELDGEKGRFRVLQFSGDATQGALDLERPERILFEYPRAIIHLMESNQAAFEKAFLIGHGIGTIARYFEHKAFKVAELDEAVVELSRMYFGYNQDNVVIGDGRALLEGEADHAYDYVIVDAFTRQGTPKQLVSLAFFRLIRSKLGEGGAVLLNLMGRGERDRLIHAIQTTLGEVFAYTKAFILPADGSADLQNIILMGSDRLVSFQARHMAGFVELEPGQGYIIRD
- a CDS encoding UbiD family decarboxylase; protein product: MYRHLEQCVLDLEQNGHLVRIKEEVDPHLEMAAIHMKVFEAGGPALLFENVKGSKFRALSNLFGTVERSKFMFRHTWESTQRVIDLRGAPMKAMKNPFGHIGTGLAAWKALPKQSSGSVPVAAQEIQISDLPLIKHWPDDGGAFVTLPQVFTEQPGKPGLMNANLGMYRVQLNGNDYELNKEIGVHYQIHRGIGIHQDMANKLGKPLKVSIFVGGPPAHTLAAVMPLPEGLSEMTFAGLLAGRRFRYSYRDGFVLSNDADFVITGEIHPGETKPEGPFGDHLGYYSLTHPFPLMKVHKVYAKPNAIWPFTVVGRPPQEDTAFGALIHELTGDAIKQEIPGVKEVHAVDAAGVHPLLFAIGSERYTPYQQVKRPTEILTLANRILGTGQLSLAKYLFITAEDKQPVTTHHEAEFLAYVLERLELRRDIHFYTNTTIDTLDYSGTGLNEGSKVVFAAYGEKIRELCRETPDVLKELRGFENARLVMPGVVAIQGPAFTSYADAKGQLQGLSEAIAEKGPLPSCPMIILCDDSTFLSAKVDNFLWATFTRSNPSHDIYGVNSGYEHKHWACDNVIIDARTKPHQAPPLIADPAVEKRIERLFTTGASLGGLKL